From one Cardiocondyla obscurior isolate alpha-2009 linkage group LG06, Cobs3.1, whole genome shotgun sequence genomic stretch:
- the Anne gene encoding polyamine-transporting ATPase 13A3 isoform X2, whose protein sequence is MSATNGTRANGLLHLKNGVDYINPGEEDQMEIYGYRRNRVWTVIIWFLIVITGGFLRLIFHWVPHFMLLATHIKCSLEEAETVLLIEKFQGKHTSYHVKKLRSLTAQEVINKSCQEESLIDETWDGSIISTREEKETHPMLSVHLCGGQFKQVPSITIFNCKKLTYVWDQERSEFLKLRGLDTDVLISTLHQVQGLTFQEQYMRRNVYGNNEIVIPVKSIFTLLCLEVLNPFYVFQLFSFCLWVADDYYYYAMVILAMSSASIAMAVFQTRRNQHNLRSTVHSSDVATVMRDRTTGETAVVPTERLVPGDVLIIPSHGCVMPCDAVLLTGNCILNESMLTGESVPVTKTPVPSSNDVIYNTKEHARHTLFCGTRIIQTRYYGSEKVLAVVIRTGFNTSKGDLVRSIMYPPPVDFKFEQDSYKFVILLACIASLGVIYTIVTKIMRGVDGSHITLEALDLITIVVPPALPAAMTVGRLVAQRRLEKKKIYCTSPRTINVSGSIDCICFDKTGTLTEDGLDMWGVVSVSDGKFQLPVKDIASLSLSEVLIGMVTCHGITIIDNQLVGDPLDLKMFESTRWMLEEPDVSDTSKFSMLFPTIVRPAKDSKLLKKLPNDLNGTLSRQNSMSSDMMDGISLNNLHDATFSDSATDLGEQGLEVGIVRQFPFTSSLQRMSVITRTLGANHYDLYCKGSPEMILSLSRAESIPSDFSAVLQEYTSEGYRVIALAHKSLNRLPYAKVQRINREAAETDLTFLALIIMENRLKPETSPVIAELNTACIKTVMVTGDNMLTALSVARDCDIVKPDTPVIAVSANQQNQLKPQIYFTKSDSQPSPASPNGQPDLSEITDLNSVVSLETVESGSFGNTKLENDINYLSDDVQYSKNKYVFALTGKTWALIKQYYPELLPKVVTRGAIFARMSPDEKQQLVQELQSLGYYVAMVGDGANDCGALKAAHTGISLSDTESSVASPFTSRETNISCVLTVIREGRAALVTSFGIFKYMAAYSLTQFISVMLLYSIESNLTDIEFLYIDLFIISIFAFFFGRTEAYEGPLVKMAPLNSLISTSPILSLITQLLIVATFQYASLWHLRQMPWFVPFNATATEDKDDVGCLENYTVFIVSSMQYIILALAFSKGPPYRKSLFTNYGLLTSFVFLSLFSMYLAICPFEWLANWFELVLPSNLGFRFILVGYGIINFVIAMLVEYLFVEYLVFGKLRYRWHNVDKSRRKFLAIERDMARDLKWPPISQEPLPEAAPNLLIRQNVTEIKIEKRITEPCLPADTSFMNSSPICAGFKHFGSAREVTLNPRSLFDDCRNTVSMQTVPRFEDKDSSPKQSEGVEATVKRRHNSESANGINRYEKPYMNHNTNPIATLPRNPNATLQPQKLRDFKDVMVHKSDDRVSSTKNVLELDILPS, encoded by the exons GTACCAGAGCCAACGGCCTTCTGCATTTGAAGAATGGCGTTGATTATATCAATCCCGGCGAAGAGGACCAGATGGAAATTTACGG TTATAGGCGAAACCGCGTATGGACCGTCATTATCTGGTTCCTGATTGTTATCACCGGAGGTTTCCTGAGGCTGATATTTCACTGGGTGCCCCATTTCATGCTCCTGGCTACTCACATTAAATGCTCTTTGGAGGAGGCGGAAACCGTTTTGCTGATCGAAAAGTTTCAAGGGAAGCATACGAGCTATCACGTGAAAAAATTGCGGAGCCTGACCGCTCAAGAAGTTAT tAATAAATCTTGTCAAGAGGAATCTCTAATCGATGAAACATGGGACGGCAGTATAATAAGCAccagagaagaaaaagaaacccaCCCGATGTTATCCGTGCATCTTTGCGGGGGTCAATTCAAAC aggTGCCATCCATAACCATCTTCAACTGTAAAAAATTGACTTACGTTTGGGACCAGGAAAGATCGGAATTTCTGAAATTGCGCGGCCTCGACACTGACGTTCTGATATCCACGTTACATCAAGTGCAAGGTCTCACTTTTCAAGAGCAGTACATGAG GCGCAACGTTTATGGCAACAACGAGATCGTAATTCCCGTGAAGAGCATATTTACGTTACTCTGCCTCGAAGTGCTCAACCCATTTTACGTCTTCCAGCTATTTAGCTTTTGTCTGTGGGTCGCAGATGACTATTATTACTACGCTATGGTCATTCTCGCGATGTCAAGCGCCAGCATTGCGATGGCAGTTTTCCAGACGCGACGA aatCAACATAATTTGCGCTCGACGGTTCATTCGTCCGACGTTGCCACGGTTATGCGAGATCGCACGACTGGGGAAACGGCGGTCGTGCCGACCGAACGCTTAGTGCCCGGCGACGTTTTAATCATTCCATCTCACGGATGCGTGATGCCATGTGACGCCGTACTGCTGACTGGCAATTGTATCCTCAACGAATCCATGCTGACAGGAGAATCTGTACCTGTTACGAAAACACCAGTTCCTTCTTCTAACGATGTGATATATAATACCAAAGAACACGCCAGGCATACGCTCTTCTGTGGTACCAGAATTATTCAGACGAGATACTACGGCAGCGAGaag GTACTGGCAGTAGTCATCAGAACAGGTTTCAATACTAGTAAAGGAGATCTCGTGCGATCCATCATGTATCCCCCGCCCGTAGATTTCAAGTTCGAGCAAGATTCATACAAATTTGTCATACTGTTAGCGTGCATAGCCAGCTTGGGCGTTATTTATACCATCGTGACGAAAATTATGAGAGGCGTTGACGGCAGCCACATCACTCTAGAAGCGCTGGATCTCATTACCATCGTAGTACCGCCAGCGCTGCCGGCAGCAATGACCGTCGGACGTCTCGTAGCGCAACGTAGAttggagaaaaagaaaatatattgcacGAGTCCAAGAACAATTAATGTGTCGGGATCAATTGACTGCATTTGCTTCGACAAGACGGGAACGTTGACGGAGGATGGCCTGGACATGTGGGGCGTGGTGAGCGTATCGGACGGGAAGTTTCAGCTGCCGGTCAAGGATATCGCTAGCCTGTCGCTATCAGAGGTTCTTATCGGTATGGTAACGTGTCACGGAATCACCATAATTGATAACCAGCTCGTGGGAGATCCGCTCGATCTGAAAATGTTCGAGTCCACCAGATGGATGCTGGAAGAGCCCGATGTATCCGACACGTCGAAGTTCTCCATGCTTTTCCCGACAATCGTCAGGCCGGCGAAAGATTCCAAGCTTCTCAAGAAACTCCCCAACGATTTAAACGGCACGCTTAGCCGACAAAATTCTATGTCTTCCGATATGATGGATGGTATATCTCTCAATAATTTGCACGACGCTACGTTCAGCGATTCTGCGACGGATCTGGGGGAACAGGGGCTGGAAGTGGGCATTGTTCGGCAGTTTCCCTTCACATCGAGTCTTCAGAGGATGAGCGTAATCACGAGGACATTGGGCGCTAATCACTACGATCTTTACTGCAAAGGCAGTCCGGAAATGATCCTCAGTCTCTCAAGAGCAGAAtcca TTCCTTCAGATTTTTCGGCCGTTCTGCAAGAATACACGTCCGAAGGATATCGAGTAATCGCCCTCGCGCACAAGTCTTTGAATCGTCTTCCGTATGCAAAAGTGCAGCGCATAAATCGCGAAGCTGCCGAGACTGATTTGACATTCTTGGCGCTTATAATTATGGAAAACCGACTGAAGCCCGAAACCTCGCCGGTAATCGCCGAATTAAATACTGCTTGCATCAAGACGGTGATGGTGACGGGCGATAACATGTTGACCGCGCTCTCGGTAGCCAGGGACTGCGATATTGTTAAACCAGATACGCCGGTAATCGCTGTTTCGGCGAACCAGCAGAATCAGCTGAAGCCGCAAATCTACTTCACGAAGAGCGATAGCCAGCCGTCGCCGGCTTCACCGAACGGTCAGCCGGATCTCAGCGAAATAACCGACTTAAACAGCGTGGTTAGTTTGGAAACCGTTGAGAGCGGCTCCTTCGGCAACACCAAGCTGGAGAAcgatatcaattatttatcggACGA tGTGCAATActcgaaaaataaatacgtcTTTGCATTGACGGGAAAGACGTGGGCATTAATAAAGCAGTATTATCCGGAGCTACTACCCAAAGTGGTTACTCGCGGTGCTATCTTCGCCAGAATGTCGCCCGATGAAAAGCAGCAATTAGTTCAAGAGTTGCAATCCTTAGGATATTACGTTG cCATGGTGGGAGATGGTGCTAACGATTGCGGCGCGCTAAAGGCGGCTCATACGGGAATATCTTTGTCGGACACGGAATCTTCCGTTGCTTCACCCTTCACCAGCCGCGAAACCAACATCTCCTGCGTTCTTACGGTGATACGCGAGGGCCGTGCCGCGCTGGTGACCTCCTTCGGCATTTTCAAATACATGGCTGCCTACTCGCTCACTCAGTTCATCTCGGTGATGCTTCTTTACAGCATAGAGTCGAATTTGACGGATATCGAGTTTCTGTACATCGATCTCTTCATCATTTCCATATTCGCTTTCTTCTTCGGTCGCACCGAGGCCTACGAGGGTCCGTTAGTGAAAATGGCACCGCTCAACAGCCTCATTAGCACGTCGCCAATTCTAAGCCTGATCACTCAGCTTCTGATCGTCGCGACTTTCCAGTACGCGAGTCTCTGGCATCTGCGGCAGATGCCGTGGTTCGTCCCGTTCAACGCGACCGCGACCGAGGATAAAGACGACGTGGGCTGCTTGGAGAATTACACGGTCTTCATCGTGAGTTCCATGCAGTACATCATCCTGGCGCTCGCGTTCTCCAAAGGGCCGCCGTACAGAAAGAGCCTCTTCACTAACTACGGCCTACTCACTTCCTTCGTTTTCCTCAGCCTCTTCTCCATGTACCTCGCGATATGTCCCTTCGAATGGCTGGCCAATTGGTTCGAGCTTGTGCTGCCCAGCAATCTTGGATTCCGTTTCATTTTGGTTGGCTAcgggataataaatttcgtgaTCGCGATGCTGGTCGAGTATCTGTTCGTGGAATATCTTGTGTTCGGCAAGCTGCGCTATCGCTGGCACAACGTGGACAAATCGCGGCGGAAGTTCCTAGCTATCGAGCGCGACATGGCGCGCGACCTCAAGTGGCCGCCGATCTCCCAAGAGCCGCTGCCAGAAGCGGCCCCGAATTTGTTAATCCGCCAGAACGTCACCGAAATCAAAATCGAGAAGAGGATCACCGAACCGTGCCTGCCCGCCGACACCAGCTTCATGAACAGCTCGCCGATTTGCGCCGGCTTCAAGCACTTCGGATCCGCCCGCGAGGTCACTCTCAATCCCAGATCTCTCTTCGACGACTGTCGAAACACGGTGTCGATGCAGACGGTGCCGCGCTTCGAAGACAAGGACTCGTCGCCGAAGCAGTCCGAGGGCGTCGAGGCCACGGTGAAACGACGGCACAATTCGGAATCGGCGAACGGCATCAATCGTTACGAGAAGCCCTACATGAATCACAATACCAATCCCATTGCCACGCTACCCAGAAATCCTAACGCGACCCTTCAGCCACAAAAGCTGCGGGACTTCAAGGATGTCATGGTGCACAAGAGCGACGATCGAGTGTCGTCGACCAAAAACGTGCTCGAGTTAGATATCCTGCCGTCCTGA
- the Anne gene encoding polyamine-transporting ATPase 13A3 isoform X1, translating to MPPTPNKLNLSFTRNAYTVFGSRSATTANEHQREQKTELLEGTRANGLLHLKNGVDYINPGEEDQMEIYGYRRNRVWTVIIWFLIVITGGFLRLIFHWVPHFMLLATHIKCSLEEAETVLLIEKFQGKHTSYHVKKLRSLTAQEVINKSCQEESLIDETWDGSIISTREEKETHPMLSVHLCGGQFKQVPSITIFNCKKLTYVWDQERSEFLKLRGLDTDVLISTLHQVQGLTFQEQYMRRNVYGNNEIVIPVKSIFTLLCLEVLNPFYVFQLFSFCLWVADDYYYYAMVILAMSSASIAMAVFQTRRNQHNLRSTVHSSDVATVMRDRTTGETAVVPTERLVPGDVLIIPSHGCVMPCDAVLLTGNCILNESMLTGESVPVTKTPVPSSNDVIYNTKEHARHTLFCGTRIIQTRYYGSEKVLAVVIRTGFNTSKGDLVRSIMYPPPVDFKFEQDSYKFVILLACIASLGVIYTIVTKIMRGVDGSHITLEALDLITIVVPPALPAAMTVGRLVAQRRLEKKKIYCTSPRTINVSGSIDCICFDKTGTLTEDGLDMWGVVSVSDGKFQLPVKDIASLSLSEVLIGMVTCHGITIIDNQLVGDPLDLKMFESTRWMLEEPDVSDTSKFSMLFPTIVRPAKDSKLLKKLPNDLNGTLSRQNSMSSDMMDGISLNNLHDATFSDSATDLGEQGLEVGIVRQFPFTSSLQRMSVITRTLGANHYDLYCKGSPEMILSLSRAESIPSDFSAVLQEYTSEGYRVIALAHKSLNRLPYAKVQRINREAAETDLTFLALIIMENRLKPETSPVIAELNTACIKTVMVTGDNMLTALSVARDCDIVKPDTPVIAVSANQQNQLKPQIYFTKSDSQPSPASPNGQPDLSEITDLNSVVSLETVESGSFGNTKLENDINYLSDDVQYSKNKYVFALTGKTWALIKQYYPELLPKVVTRGAIFARMSPDEKQQLVQELQSLGYYVAMVGDGANDCGALKAAHTGISLSDTESSVASPFTSRETNISCVLTVIREGRAALVTSFGIFKYMAAYSLTQFISVMLLYSIESNLTDIEFLYIDLFIISIFAFFFGRTEAYEGPLVKMAPLNSLISTSPILSLITQLLIVATFQYASLWHLRQMPWFVPFNATATEDKDDVGCLENYTVFIVSSMQYIILALAFSKGPPYRKSLFTNYGLLTSFVFLSLFSMYLAICPFEWLANWFELVLPSNLGFRFILVGYGIINFVIAMLVEYLFVEYLVFGKLRYRWHNVDKSRRKFLAIERDMARDLKWPPISQEPLPEAAPNLLIRQNVTEIKIEKRITEPCLPADTSFMNSSPICAGFKHFGSAREVTLNPRSLFDDCRNTVSMQTVPRFEDKDSSPKQSEGVEATVKRRHNSESANGINRYEKPYMNHNTNPIATLPRNPNATLQPQKLRDFKDVMVHKSDDRVSSTKNVLELDILPS from the exons GTACCAGAGCCAACGGCCTTCTGCATTTGAAGAATGGCGTTGATTATATCAATCCCGGCGAAGAGGACCAGATGGAAATTTACGG TTATAGGCGAAACCGCGTATGGACCGTCATTATCTGGTTCCTGATTGTTATCACCGGAGGTTTCCTGAGGCTGATATTTCACTGGGTGCCCCATTTCATGCTCCTGGCTACTCACATTAAATGCTCTTTGGAGGAGGCGGAAACCGTTTTGCTGATCGAAAAGTTTCAAGGGAAGCATACGAGCTATCACGTGAAAAAATTGCGGAGCCTGACCGCTCAAGAAGTTAT tAATAAATCTTGTCAAGAGGAATCTCTAATCGATGAAACATGGGACGGCAGTATAATAAGCAccagagaagaaaaagaaacccaCCCGATGTTATCCGTGCATCTTTGCGGGGGTCAATTCAAAC aggTGCCATCCATAACCATCTTCAACTGTAAAAAATTGACTTACGTTTGGGACCAGGAAAGATCGGAATTTCTGAAATTGCGCGGCCTCGACACTGACGTTCTGATATCCACGTTACATCAAGTGCAAGGTCTCACTTTTCAAGAGCAGTACATGAG GCGCAACGTTTATGGCAACAACGAGATCGTAATTCCCGTGAAGAGCATATTTACGTTACTCTGCCTCGAAGTGCTCAACCCATTTTACGTCTTCCAGCTATTTAGCTTTTGTCTGTGGGTCGCAGATGACTATTATTACTACGCTATGGTCATTCTCGCGATGTCAAGCGCCAGCATTGCGATGGCAGTTTTCCAGACGCGACGA aatCAACATAATTTGCGCTCGACGGTTCATTCGTCCGACGTTGCCACGGTTATGCGAGATCGCACGACTGGGGAAACGGCGGTCGTGCCGACCGAACGCTTAGTGCCCGGCGACGTTTTAATCATTCCATCTCACGGATGCGTGATGCCATGTGACGCCGTACTGCTGACTGGCAATTGTATCCTCAACGAATCCATGCTGACAGGAGAATCTGTACCTGTTACGAAAACACCAGTTCCTTCTTCTAACGATGTGATATATAATACCAAAGAACACGCCAGGCATACGCTCTTCTGTGGTACCAGAATTATTCAGACGAGATACTACGGCAGCGAGaag GTACTGGCAGTAGTCATCAGAACAGGTTTCAATACTAGTAAAGGAGATCTCGTGCGATCCATCATGTATCCCCCGCCCGTAGATTTCAAGTTCGAGCAAGATTCATACAAATTTGTCATACTGTTAGCGTGCATAGCCAGCTTGGGCGTTATTTATACCATCGTGACGAAAATTATGAGAGGCGTTGACGGCAGCCACATCACTCTAGAAGCGCTGGATCTCATTACCATCGTAGTACCGCCAGCGCTGCCGGCAGCAATGACCGTCGGACGTCTCGTAGCGCAACGTAGAttggagaaaaagaaaatatattgcacGAGTCCAAGAACAATTAATGTGTCGGGATCAATTGACTGCATTTGCTTCGACAAGACGGGAACGTTGACGGAGGATGGCCTGGACATGTGGGGCGTGGTGAGCGTATCGGACGGGAAGTTTCAGCTGCCGGTCAAGGATATCGCTAGCCTGTCGCTATCAGAGGTTCTTATCGGTATGGTAACGTGTCACGGAATCACCATAATTGATAACCAGCTCGTGGGAGATCCGCTCGATCTGAAAATGTTCGAGTCCACCAGATGGATGCTGGAAGAGCCCGATGTATCCGACACGTCGAAGTTCTCCATGCTTTTCCCGACAATCGTCAGGCCGGCGAAAGATTCCAAGCTTCTCAAGAAACTCCCCAACGATTTAAACGGCACGCTTAGCCGACAAAATTCTATGTCTTCCGATATGATGGATGGTATATCTCTCAATAATTTGCACGACGCTACGTTCAGCGATTCTGCGACGGATCTGGGGGAACAGGGGCTGGAAGTGGGCATTGTTCGGCAGTTTCCCTTCACATCGAGTCTTCAGAGGATGAGCGTAATCACGAGGACATTGGGCGCTAATCACTACGATCTTTACTGCAAAGGCAGTCCGGAAATGATCCTCAGTCTCTCAAGAGCAGAAtcca TTCCTTCAGATTTTTCGGCCGTTCTGCAAGAATACACGTCCGAAGGATATCGAGTAATCGCCCTCGCGCACAAGTCTTTGAATCGTCTTCCGTATGCAAAAGTGCAGCGCATAAATCGCGAAGCTGCCGAGACTGATTTGACATTCTTGGCGCTTATAATTATGGAAAACCGACTGAAGCCCGAAACCTCGCCGGTAATCGCCGAATTAAATACTGCTTGCATCAAGACGGTGATGGTGACGGGCGATAACATGTTGACCGCGCTCTCGGTAGCCAGGGACTGCGATATTGTTAAACCAGATACGCCGGTAATCGCTGTTTCGGCGAACCAGCAGAATCAGCTGAAGCCGCAAATCTACTTCACGAAGAGCGATAGCCAGCCGTCGCCGGCTTCACCGAACGGTCAGCCGGATCTCAGCGAAATAACCGACTTAAACAGCGTGGTTAGTTTGGAAACCGTTGAGAGCGGCTCCTTCGGCAACACCAAGCTGGAGAAcgatatcaattatttatcggACGA tGTGCAATActcgaaaaataaatacgtcTTTGCATTGACGGGAAAGACGTGGGCATTAATAAAGCAGTATTATCCGGAGCTACTACCCAAAGTGGTTACTCGCGGTGCTATCTTCGCCAGAATGTCGCCCGATGAAAAGCAGCAATTAGTTCAAGAGTTGCAATCCTTAGGATATTACGTTG cCATGGTGGGAGATGGTGCTAACGATTGCGGCGCGCTAAAGGCGGCTCATACGGGAATATCTTTGTCGGACACGGAATCTTCCGTTGCTTCACCCTTCACCAGCCGCGAAACCAACATCTCCTGCGTTCTTACGGTGATACGCGAGGGCCGTGCCGCGCTGGTGACCTCCTTCGGCATTTTCAAATACATGGCTGCCTACTCGCTCACTCAGTTCATCTCGGTGATGCTTCTTTACAGCATAGAGTCGAATTTGACGGATATCGAGTTTCTGTACATCGATCTCTTCATCATTTCCATATTCGCTTTCTTCTTCGGTCGCACCGAGGCCTACGAGGGTCCGTTAGTGAAAATGGCACCGCTCAACAGCCTCATTAGCACGTCGCCAATTCTAAGCCTGATCACTCAGCTTCTGATCGTCGCGACTTTCCAGTACGCGAGTCTCTGGCATCTGCGGCAGATGCCGTGGTTCGTCCCGTTCAACGCGACCGCGACCGAGGATAAAGACGACGTGGGCTGCTTGGAGAATTACACGGTCTTCATCGTGAGTTCCATGCAGTACATCATCCTGGCGCTCGCGTTCTCCAAAGGGCCGCCGTACAGAAAGAGCCTCTTCACTAACTACGGCCTACTCACTTCCTTCGTTTTCCTCAGCCTCTTCTCCATGTACCTCGCGATATGTCCCTTCGAATGGCTGGCCAATTGGTTCGAGCTTGTGCTGCCCAGCAATCTTGGATTCCGTTTCATTTTGGTTGGCTAcgggataataaatttcgtgaTCGCGATGCTGGTCGAGTATCTGTTCGTGGAATATCTTGTGTTCGGCAAGCTGCGCTATCGCTGGCACAACGTGGACAAATCGCGGCGGAAGTTCCTAGCTATCGAGCGCGACATGGCGCGCGACCTCAAGTGGCCGCCGATCTCCCAAGAGCCGCTGCCAGAAGCGGCCCCGAATTTGTTAATCCGCCAGAACGTCACCGAAATCAAAATCGAGAAGAGGATCACCGAACCGTGCCTGCCCGCCGACACCAGCTTCATGAACAGCTCGCCGATTTGCGCCGGCTTCAAGCACTTCGGATCCGCCCGCGAGGTCACTCTCAATCCCAGATCTCTCTTCGACGACTGTCGAAACACGGTGTCGATGCAGACGGTGCCGCGCTTCGAAGACAAGGACTCGTCGCCGAAGCAGTCCGAGGGCGTCGAGGCCACGGTGAAACGACGGCACAATTCGGAATCGGCGAACGGCATCAATCGTTACGAGAAGCCCTACATGAATCACAATACCAATCCCATTGCCACGCTACCCAGAAATCCTAACGCGACCCTTCAGCCACAAAAGCTGCGGGACTTCAAGGATGTCATGGTGCACAAGAGCGACGATCGAGTGTCGTCGACCAAAAACGTGCTCGAGTTAGATATCCTGCCGTCCTGA